A single genomic interval of Patescibacteria group bacterium harbors:
- a CDS encoding DUF2164 domain-containing protein produces MSEIKRKWDLLPKEKRQSCIEAIIAFFREERDETLGIIAAESFLDFFLQDIGAEIYDRGVTDAKELLRKRCEDLELDLDILLRK; encoded by the coding sequence ATGAGTGAAATCAAGCGCAAATGGGATTTGCTGCCGAAAGAAAAACGCCAGTCCTGCATCGAGGCAATCATTGCGTTTTTCCGGGAAGAACGGGATGAGACACTCGGCATCATCGCCGCGGAAAGTTTTTTGGATTTCTTCTTACAGGACATCGGCGCGGAGATTTATGACCGCGGCGTCACGGATGCGAAAGAGCTACTGCGCAAACGCTGCGAGGATTTGGAATTGGATCTCGATATTTTGCTGCGAAAATAG
- the ilvN gene encoding acetolactate synthase small subunit encodes MPPKNRTLVALVENKSGVLNRIASLFRRRQFNIESLTVGHSEKKGLSRMTIVVEKGTDIDQVFRQMYKIIEVVKIKKLEEAEAVIRDLALVKIAVEAETAPALTKILRKFPVRVARKNGHFWVIEICAEPQKIDEFIVAVKKFGVLEISRAGATALLS; translated from the coding sequence ATGCCGCCCAAAAATCGCACGCTCGTCGCACTCGTCGAAAATAAATCCGGTGTACTAAATCGCATCGCGAGTCTTTTTCGACGGCGCCAATTCAACATCGAAAGCCTCACCGTCGGGCACTCGGAGAAGAAAGGTCTGAGCCGCATGACCATCGTCGTGGAAAAAGGCACCGACATCGACCAGGTTTTTCGGCAGATGTACAAAATCATCGAGGTCGTGAAAATCAAAAAACTCGAAGAAGCCGAAGCCGTGATTCGGGATCTCGCGCTCGTGAAAATCGCCGTCGAGGCGGAGACTGCACCCGCGCTGACGAAAATTTTGCGGAAATTTCCGGTGCGCGTCGCACGCAAAAACGGCCACTTCTGGGTCATCGAAATCTGCGCCGAGCCTCAAAAAATAGACGAATTCATCGTCGCCGTGAAAAAATTCGGTGTGCTCGAAATCTCGCGCGCGGGCGCGACGGCACTTTTGAGTTGA